Proteins co-encoded in one Cytophaga hutchinsonii ATCC 33406 genomic window:
- the rplP gene encoding 50S ribosomal protein L16, translating into MLQPKRTKYRKQQKGRVTGVATRGHRIAFGSFAIKSLEGGWITARQIEAARIAMTRAMKREGQVWIRVFPDKPITQKPAEVRMGKGKGAPEYWVACIKPGTILFESGGVSIETAQESLRLAAQKLPFKTKFIVRPDYVAS; encoded by the coding sequence ATGTTACAGCCAAAACGTACAAAATATAGAAAGCAGCAAAAAGGGAGAGTAACTGGTGTTGCTACCCGCGGTCATAGAATTGCTTTCGGCTCTTTTGCAATTAAGTCTTTAGAAGGTGGTTGGATTACAGCTCGCCAAATCGAAGCAGCACGTATCGCAATGACACGTGCAATGAAAAGAGAAGGCCAGGTTTGGATCCGAGTGTTTCCAGACAAACCAATTACTCAAAAACCTGCAGAGGTTCGTATGGGTAAAGGTAAAGGTGCTCCTGAATATTGGGTTGCTTGTATCAAACCGGGTACAATCTTATTCGAATCAGGTGGAGTATCAATAGAAACGGCACAAGAATCTTTGCGTTTGGCTGCGCAAAAATTGCCTTTCAAAACAAAGTTTATTGTAAGACCGGATTACGTAGCATCATAA
- the rpsC gene encoding 30S ribosomal protein S3 — MGQKVNPIGFRLGVVKGWESNWYGGKTFADKLVEDEQIRKYVLARIPKGGISKIVIERTIKRVTLTINTARPGVVIGKGGAEVDKIKEELKKITGKDVQINIFEIKRPEMEALLVGESIAQQLKARISYRRAMKQAIAGTMRVGALGIKIKLSGRLGGAEMARTDQYKEGRIPLHTLRADIDYAVSEALTVYGKIGIKVWIFKGEVYGKRDLSPNVGNAASGASSSSNNDNASPNQGGPRRKRGGEGNRKKSNK, encoded by the coding sequence ATGGGACAAAAAGTTAATCCGATAGGTTTCCGTTTAGGAGTTGTTAAAGGTTGGGAATCTAACTGGTACGGAGGCAAGACATTTGCTGACAAATTAGTTGAAGATGAACAAATACGTAAATATGTACTTGCTCGTATTCCTAAAGGCGGAATCTCTAAAATAGTTATCGAAAGAACTATTAAAAGAGTAACCCTTACTATTAATACTGCTAGACCTGGTGTTGTAATTGGTAAAGGTGGTGCTGAAGTTGATAAAATTAAAGAAGAGTTAAAGAAAATTACAGGTAAAGATGTTCAAATTAACATCTTTGAAATTAAAAGACCTGAAATGGAAGCTCTTCTAGTAGGAGAGTCAATAGCTCAACAATTAAAAGCTAGAATTTCTTACCGTCGTGCAATGAAGCAAGCAATTGCCGGTACGATGCGTGTAGGTGCTCTAGGTATTAAAATTAAATTATCCGGTCGTTTAGGTGGTGCTGAAATGGCACGTACTGATCAATATAAAGAAGGACGTATTCCTCTACATACATTACGTGCTGACATTGACTACGCTGTGAGTGAAGCATTAACTGTATATGGTAAAATCGGTATCAAAGTATGGATCTTTAAAGGTGAAGTATATGGTAAAAGAGATTTATCACCCAATGTAGGTAATGCTGCATCTGGAGCAAGTTCTTCTTCTAACAATGATAACGCTTCTCCTAATCAAGGCGGTCCTAGAAGAAAAAGAGGCGGCGAAGGTAATAGAAAAAAGTCTAACAAATAG
- the rplV gene encoding 50S ribosomal protein L22 — protein METTVKIKKSVLKRQKIAAAKEAAAKGAVKAHLNNVPTSTRKMRLVADLVRGQRVTLALGILKYQAKQGARKLEKLVLGSVADWQAKNSEARVEDADLYIREIFVDGGRVLKRLRTAPQGRAYRVRKRSNHITIVIDSLKELPAAPVAVVEEKEVVATAAAKPKATAKKATGEKSKAKTKAN, from the coding sequence ATGGAAACGACAGTTAAAATAAAAAAATCGGTTCTCAAAAGACAGAAGATTGCAGCAGCTAAAGAAGCAGCAGCAAAGGGAGCAGTTAAGGCACACCTTAACAACGTTCCGACTTCTACTAGAAAGATGAGACTTGTTGCTGATCTTGTAAGAGGACAGCGTGTAACGTTAGCGTTAGGTATCTTAAAATACCAGGCTAAACAAGGTGCTAGAAAATTAGAAAAATTAGTACTTGGTTCAGTTGCTGATTGGCAAGCTAAAAACTCTGAAGCTAGAGTTGAAGATGCAGATTTATATATTCGCGAAATTTTTGTTGATGGCGGTAGAGTTCTTAAAAGACTTCGCACTGCTCCTCAAGGTAGAGCGTATAGAGTTCGTAAAAGATCAAATCACATAACAATCGTTATTGATTCTTTAAAAGAGCTACCTGCTGCACCAGTTGCAGTAGTTGAAGAAAAAGAAGTTGTTGCTACTGCTGCTGCTAAGCCAAAAGCTACTGCTAAAAAGGCAACTGGTGAAAAAAGCAAAGCTAAAACTAAAGCGAATTAA
- the rpsS gene encoding 30S ribosomal protein S19: MSRSLKKGPYIDFRLDNKVQALNDSAKKTVIKTWSRRSMISPEFVGHTFAVHNGNKFIPVYVTENMVGHKFGEFSPTRTFKGHAAKGKK, from the coding sequence ATGTCACGTTCGCTCAAAAAAGGCCCATACATAGATTTCCGTCTTGACAATAAGGTTCAGGCGTTGAATGATTCAGCTAAGAAGACTGTGATCAAAACTTGGTCAAGAAGATCAATGATATCTCCTGAATTCGTTGGACATACTTTCGCAGTACACAACGGAAATAAATTTATCCCTGTTTATGTTACAGAAAACATGGTAGGACATAAATTTGGTGAATTTTCACCAACAAGGACTTTCAAAGGTCACGCTGCAAAAGGTAAGAAATAA
- the rplB gene encoding 50S ribosomal protein L2 — MSLKKFRPITPGTRFRVAASYDDVTTSTPEKSLVVSIKKSGGRNSQGKMTMRYIGGGHKQQYRIIDFKRDKHAIPAVVKTIEYDPNRTARIALLSYADGEKRYIIAPTGLEVGNTILSGPGIAPEVGNCLPLSDIPLGTVVHNIELKPGKGAAMARSAGTYAQLVAREGKYATLKLPSGEMRMVLVVCYASIGTVSNADHMNLTKGKAGATRWAGRRPRVRGVAMNPVDHPMGGGEGRSSGGHPRSRKGLYAKGGKTRSANKYSKNMIVKKRVNKRLSK; from the coding sequence ATGTCACTGAAAAAATTCAGACCGATTACACCTGGTACAAGATTTAGAGTAGCCGCATCATACGATGACGTAACTACATCTACTCCTGAAAAGTCACTTGTTGTTTCTATTAAGAAATCAGGTGGCCGTAACAGCCAAGGTAAAATGACTATGCGCTATATTGGCGGTGGTCACAAACAACAGTATCGTATTATCGATTTCAAACGCGATAAGCACGCTATTCCTGCAGTAGTTAAAACGATCGAATACGATCCAAACCGTACTGCACGTATCGCTTTATTGTCTTATGCAGACGGTGAAAAAAGATACATCATTGCTCCAACGGGATTAGAAGTAGGTAATACTATTCTTTCCGGACCTGGTATTGCACCAGAAGTTGGCAATTGTCTTCCTTTATCAGATATTCCTCTAGGTACTGTTGTACACAATATTGAGTTAAAACCAGGCAAAGGTGCTGCAATGGCACGTAGCGCAGGTACATATGCTCAGTTGGTAGCACGTGAAGGTAAATATGCTACGCTTAAATTACCTTCCGGTGAAATGAGAATGGTTCTTGTAGTTTGCTACGCATCTATCGGAACGGTTTCTAACGCTGATCACATGAACCTTACAAAAGGTAAAGCCGGCGCCACAAGATGGGCAGGTAGAAGACCACGTGTTAGAGGTGTTGCAATGAACCCGGTTGATCACCCTATGGGTGGTGGTGAAGGTCGTTCATCTGGCGGTCACCCAAGATCTAGAAAAGGCTTGTATGCTAAAGGTGGTAAAACCAGAAGCGCAAACAAGTATTCTAAGAATATGATAGTTAAAAAAAGAGTTAACAAAAGATTGAGTAAATAA
- the rplW gene encoding 50S ribosomal protein L23: MSILKKPLITEKVSAQNEGGVYGFVVDKNANKVAIKQAVEKMYGVNVEEVRTMIAPGKKKTRYSKGSFLSGKTSSFKKAIVKVKDGEIIDFYGNL, from the coding sequence ATGAGTATTTTAAAGAAACCACTTATTACCGAAAAGGTATCTGCACAGAATGAAGGTGGAGTATACGGCTTTGTTGTAGATAAAAATGCAAACAAAGTTGCCATCAAACAAGCAGTTGAAAAAATGTACGGCGTCAATGTTGAAGAAGTAAGAACCATGATCGCTCCTGGTAAAAAGAAGACCCGCTATAGCAAAGGTTCATTCTTATCCGGAAAGACATCTTCATTCAAAAAGGCAATCGTAAAAGTTAAAGACGGAGAAATCATAGATTTCTACGGTAATCTATAA